A window of Diabrotica virgifera virgifera chromosome 9, PGI_DIABVI_V3a contains these coding sequences:
- the LOC126891415 gene encoding uncharacterized protein LOC126891415 has translation MPESKETKESERLRKNRESVRNRLDTFAKYIDKIAIPGSSDNLPVTELSVRLDRAETIIEEFEVVQGKIDALVDDVSDEIKYREEFENVYFSTIAKAKELLQPKPIISSNENANQSSVSDRNSSFNSGIKLPTLHLRQFSGNYSTWLDYHDCFDTIIVKNNDISDIQKFHYLKSSLSGTAEKIINSIKVSAANFTVAWKLLCDRYSNEPLLIHNHIKSIFNLKVVNRDSSKCLQHLIDGLTSNLRSLESLGEPVSTWDSIIIFIILEKLDPETVKDWDKESRGNTPTSVKPTLDDLLKFLQHRADTLEKFEARSIKGGSSSKDHSDSSSHRSKTHTSQSFVNNGASSDLCPHCNGPHKMSTCTSFQNLDVHARMREVKRVRACFNCLFIGHQNTSCKYGKCKKCGKKHHTLLHVNAENSNSSNDTQSVSSDNQTPQTLSCHAVQKSFALLSTVTVQIPDRSGVKHNCRALLDSGSQSHFVTYSLVSKLGLSKEPVDISVVGVTQISSRIKHKTKGLVRVAVVNICPLPSE, from the exons atgccGGAATCAAAAGAAACGAAAGAATCCGAAAGGTTGCGTAAAAATAGGGAATCTGTTAGAAATCGTCTCGATACCTTCGCAAAATACATTGATAAAATAGCTATACCGGGATCGTCGGATAATTTGCCGGTCACCGAACTTTCAGTCAGATTAGATCGGGCTGAAACAATAATAGAAGAATTTGAAGTTGTTCAGGGTAAAATAGACGCGTTAGTAGATGATGTatcagatgaaataaaatatcgTGAAGagtttgaaaatgtttatttttctactaTAGCAAAGGCAAAAGAGCTTCTGCAGCCTAAGCCTATTATATCTAGCAACGAAAATGCAAATCAAAGTTCAGTTTCTGATCGTAATAGCTCATTCAATTCAGGGATAAAGCTCCCAACCCTTCATTTGCGTCAATTTAGCGGGAACTATTCAACCTGGTTAGATTATCATGATTGCTTCGATACAATAATCGTTAAAAATAATGATATAAGTGACATTCAGAAATTTCATTATTTAAAATCATCCCTATCGGGGACAGCTGAAAAGATAATAAATTCTATTAAGGTTTCTGCAGCTAATTTTACAGTAGCGTGGAAGCTTCTTTGTGACAGGTATTCTAATGAGCCTTTACTAATCCATAATCACATCAAGTCCATTTTTAATCTAAAGGTAGTTAATCGTGACAGTTCTAAGTGTCTCCAACATCTAATTGATGGATTAACTAGTAATCTGCGATCTCTAGAATCCTTAGGGGAGCCAGTAAGCACTTGGGACTCaatcataatttttataattctaGAAAAACTTGATCCTGAAACTGTCAAAGATTGGGACAAGGAGAGTCGAGGTAATACCCCTACGTCGGTAAAGCCTACTCTCGACGATCTTCTAAAATTCTTGCAGCATCGAGCTGATACTTTAGAAAAGTTCGAAGCAAGATCTATCAAGGGAGGTTCTAGTTCCAAAGATCATTCTGATTCTTCATCTCATAGGTCTAAAACTCATACAAGTCAATCATTCGTCAATAATGGAGCTTCTTCAGATCTGTGTCCACATTGTAATGGTCCTCATAAAATGTCAACTTGTACTTCTTTTCAAAATTTAGATGTGCATGCACGCATGCGTGAGGTCAAAAGGGTACGAGCgtgttttaattgtttatttataggACATCAAAATACCAGTTGCAAGTATGGTAAGTGCAAGAAATGTGGGAAGAAGCATCATACGCTTCTCCACGTTAATGCAGAAAACAGCAATTCTTCAAATGATACTCAATCCGTTTCTTCGGATAATCAAACTCCACAAACATTGTCATGTCATGCAGTTCAGAAGTCGTTTGCACTGCTGTCAACTGTCACAGTCCAAATTCCAGATCGGTCTGGAGTTAAACATAATTGTAGAGCCCTTCTAGACAGTGGTTCTCAGTCACATTTTGTCACTTATAGTCTGGTTTCCAAATTGGGTCTCTCCAAGGAACCTGTCGACATTTCAGTGGTCGGTGTCACTCAAATATCTTCAAGGATAAAGCACAAGA CTAAAGGACTCGTTCGTGTAGCAGTTGTGAACATTTGCCCACTTCCAAGTGAATAA